A window from Setaria italica strain Yugu1 chromosome VIII, Setaria_italica_v2.0, whole genome shotgun sequence encodes these proteins:
- the LOC101781857 gene encoding putative disease resistance protein At1g50180 translates to MDLVAGAVGNVIVKLGELLHAEYKLQKGLPEQIESLKHELETAQTALCKVDEVLPEQLDPQVRNWAREIREASYDMEDILDTFLVSIVDIDAPAENKKGLRKRLQEKMSKLFNKSMARHTIAGAIEDMKKRLQEVADRRDRFAVALPAPATKPDPRLADMHKEAAQLIGIDNARAELIAMLLPTSDGNGDSDVSSGGSSSSKMKIVSVVGVGGLGKTTLAKAVYDELRPRYDCGAFLSVGRKPDLAQVLKEIFLLLDKKEYEAIRDVKNESLLIGELRKFLQNKRYFIVIDDVWDIPTWNIIKSALVNNDTRSRVLTTTRNQDVASREEVYKLRTLSPDHSEKLFKTRLFGVNGEYPTNHPAEASEKILKKCGGIPLAIITMASLLVGKSREDWFHVYNSPGFYRGKGNQQVDDTEWILSLSYYDLPSYLRTCLLYLSVYPEDYEIKKNSLIWKWIAEGFVEKKRGTSLFQQGEEYFNQLINRSMIQAVESRIGIVYHCRIHDMVLDLIRDLSNKENFVTAISNDDEGVSPHQNSARRLAHENRIMKQTQQDDHMDMAQVRSLVACSCDIESWVLHPSFKLLRVLDLDGCKVARRGWQGLKHLGNLLHLRYLGLRNTSRSYYEFPEEIGKLKFLEIFDLEGSGIGVLPSSVCQLTRLVCLRGDRFRTRAPDGLFLRKVTSLQELCIRIDYLDEESQREFMNDLGNNSEVRVLDITVGRLKGMVLSDLVHLLANLHKLQHLELTDGEIGWEWVQMEMTYIPGPILNKFQVDLREYHGEAETREWDRVVLPRHLLHLGLGSILFRHLPSWISPAHHPNLCYLWLRVAHMDESSLRNLGGLPELRFLRLTTDRPSMACTTIVANINTAVDGFFKKLRCCCLDGWMVQFVLNEDTTGVSFSIWNGMGATAFGSKTKDEYSGSIAPPPVMPNLQELWFHVPIKALYKDGKGSCSDLGLECLPSLRSVEIVVNCVGASTDDVEKAKAELRNAAQLHPNCPRIELDLFNPWTYQDDTESDDGDNVSAKEEEGGASAAGDEVAVTDSGGDNAATPNC, encoded by the exons ATGGATCTTGTAGCCGGGGCAGTGGGCAACGTCATCGTCAAGCTCGGTGAGCTGCTCCATGCGGAGTACAAGCTGCAGAAGGGCCTGCCTGAGCAAATCGAGTCTCTGAAACATGAGCTCGAGACTGCGCAAACGGCTCTCTGCAAGGTGGACGAGGTGCTACCAGAGCAGCTGGATCCACAGGTCCGGAACTGGGCTCGCGAGATAAGGGAGGCATCGTACGACATGGAAGACATCCTCGACACCTTCCTTGTCAGCATCGTCGACATAGACGCCCCAGCTGAGAACAAGAAAGGCCTGCGCAAACGTCTCCAAGAGAAGATGTCCAAGTTGTTCAACAAGAGCATGGCGCGCCACACCATCGCCGGCGCCATCGAGGACATGAAGAAGCGACTCCAGGAGGTGGCTGACCGCCGTGACAGGTTTGCGGTGGCTCTACCTGCCCCGGCGACCAAGCCGGATCCTCGCCTTGCGGACATGCACAAAGAAGCGGCGCAGCTCATTGGCATTGACAATGCGAGGGCGGAGCTCATAGCCATGCTTCTGCCGACGTCTGACGGCAATGGAGATTCTGACGtctccagcggcggcagcagcagcagcaagatgAAGATAGTTTCTGTGGTTGGAGTTGGGGGACTGGGCAAGACGACTCTTGCCAAGGCAGTTTACGATGAGCTTCGTCCGCGATATGATTGTGGAGCCTTTCTTTCCGTTGGCCGGAAACCTGACCTGGCACAAGTCTTGAAAGAAATCTTCCTTCTTCTCGACAAAAAAGAGTACGAGGCCATTCGTGATGTGAAGAACGAATCCCTGCTTATTGGTGAACTCCGAAAATTCCTCCAAAACAAGAG GTACTTCATCGTTATTGACGATGTATGGGACATACCAACTTGGAATATAATCAAATCAGCTTTGGTTAACAATGACACTAGAAGTAGAGTACTCACAACTACTCGCAATCAAGATGTAGCCAGCAGGGAGGAGGTTTACAAGCTACGCACACTTTCCCCTGATCACTCAGAGAAATTATTCAAAACGAGGCTGTTTGGTGTTAATGGTGAATATCCTACTAATCACCCTGCGGAGGCATctgaaaagattttgaaaaaatGTGGTGGCATACCATTAGCTATCATCACAATGGCCAGTTTGTTGGTGGGTAAATCAAGAGAAGATTGGTTTCATGTGTACAACTCTCCTGGTTTCTATCGTGGTAAGGGTAACCAACAAGTAGATGATACTGAGTGGATATTATCTCTTAGCTACTATGATCTGCCTTCTTATCTAAGGACTTGCTTATTGTATCTAAGTGTGTATCCAGAAGACTATGAGATTAAGAAAAATTCTTTGATATGGAAATGGATAGCTGAAGGTTTCGTGGAGAAGAAAAGAGGAACCAGCTTGTTTCAGCAGGGAGAGGAATACTTCAATCAGCTCATAAATAGAAGCATGATTCAGGCGGTCGAGTCTAGGATCGGCATAGTATATCACTGTCGTATTCATGACATGGTGCTTGATCTCATCCGTGACTTGTCAAATAAAGAAAACTTTGTGACTGCTATCTCAAATGATGATGAAGGAGTATCACCACATCAGAATAGCGCGCGCAGGTTAGCTCACGAGAACAGAATTATGAAGCAAACTCAGCAGGATGATCACATGGACATGGCACAAGTGAGGTCATTGGTTGCCTGTAGTTGTGATATTGAGAGTTGGGTCTTGCATCCAAGCTTTAAACTCTTGCGAGTGCTAGATTTAGACGGATGCAAAGTAGCTCGAAGAGGCTGGCAGGGTCTTAAGCACCTTGGAAATCTACTTCATTTGAGGTACCTTGGGCTACGAAATACAAGTCGTAGTTATTATGAGTTCCCGGAGGAAATAGGAAAGCTTAAGTTTCTAGAGATATTTGACTTGGAAGGTTCTGGCATAGGGGTACTGCCATCGAGTGTTTGCCAGTTAACGCGGTTGGTCTGCCTACGTGGTGACCGCTTCCGTACGCGCGCGCCGGATGGGTTATTCCTTAGGAAGGTGACGTCACTGCAGGAGCTGTGTATAAGGATTGATTACCTGGATGAGGAGTCCCAGCGGGAATTTATGAATGACCTTGGCAACAATAGCGAAGTCAGGGTGCTCGACATTACTGTCGGTCGCTTGAAAGGGATGGTGCTGTCAGATCTAGTGCATTTACTAGCCAATCTCCACAAACTCCAGCATCTGGAACTGACGGATGGTGAGATAGGGTGGGAGTGGGTCCAAATGGAAATGACGTATATTCCAGGGCCCATTCTCAACAAATTTCAAGTGGATCTGAGAGAATATCATGGTGAAGCCGAAACGAGGGAGTGGGACAGAGTGGTGCTTCCGCGGCATCTCTTGCATTTGGGTTTAGGTTCTATACTGTTCCGTCACCTGCCATCATGGATTAGTCCCGCGCATCACCCCAACCTCTGCTACTTGTGGTTGCGTGTGGCTCATATGGATGAGTCAAGTCTGCGAAACTTGGGTGGGTTGCCAGAGCTCCGCTTCCTCAGATTGACAACGGATCGGCCGTCGATGGCTTGCACGACAATTGTAGCTAATATAAATACTGCGGTCGATGGCTTCTTCAAGAAGTTGAGATGTTGCTGTTTGGATGGCTGGATGGTCCAGTTTGTGCTCAACGAGGACACCACCGGTGTTTCGTTTAGCATCTGGAATGGGATGGGTGCTACAGCCTTTGGTTCCAAAACAAAGGATGAGTACAGCGGATCAATAGCACCACCGCCCGTGATGCCAAACCTCCAAGAGCTTTGGTTTCATGTTCCCATCAAGGCCTTATATAAGGATGGAAAAGGTAGCTGCAGTGATCTCGGACTGGAGTGCCTCCCTTCGCTTCGTAGTGTTGAAATAGTTGTCAACTGTGTGGGTGCCTCTACTGATGACGTGGAGAAGGCAAAGGCTGAGCTGAGGAACGCAGCACAACTCCATCCGAATTGTCCAAGAATCGAACTCGATCTATTCAATCCATGGACATACCAAGATGACACAGAG TCCGACGATGGTGATAATGTTTCCGCgaaagaagaggaaggcggGGCCTCAGCTGCTGGCGATGAAGTCGCTGTCACGGACTCAGGAGGCGACAACGCCGCGACACCCAACTGTTGA